Proteins from one Rhinoraja longicauda isolate Sanriku21f chromosome 41, sRhiLon1.1, whole genome shotgun sequence genomic window:
- the LOC144611731 gene encoding putative G-protein coupled receptor 139, with translation MHSPVQFAAKVWYTVIAFIGVPVNLVAMAILSRGRCGLSTCTTLYLVAMAAADLLTILTQVILFRINIYYFPWNFLRILPLCRVLYVLRHVARGCSVWFTVTFTFDRYVAICCQKLKTKYCSRKSAAVVLTATGALVTAKNIPKYFILKPGVIIDGTPWLCFIKAGYFSEPEWVGFDWFDSISTPLLPFCLILMFNFLTVKHILVASRVRKALRGRSRGDKGSDPEMESRRRSIILLFTLSGSFILLWLFYVIDSFYYSIAGISTSEYNDAQYIFRYISVMLLNLNCCTNTFIYAVTQSNFREQVVSMLKYPVTSMIRLFRK, from the exons ATGCATAGCCCAGTTCAGTTCGCGGCGAAGGTCTGGTATACAGTCATTGCGTTTATTGGTGTGCCTG TGAACCTGGTGGCGATGGCGATCCTGTCCCGGGGCAGGTGCGGCctgtccacctgcaccactctctACCTGGTTGCCATGGCAGCAGCAGACCTGTTGACCATCCTCACCCAGGTCATTTTGTTTCGCATCAACATCTATTACTTCCCCTGGAATTTCCTGCGCATCCTCCCCTTGTGCCGGGTGCTGTACGTCCTCCGGCACGTCGCCAGGGGctgctctgtctggttcaccgtcaccttcacctttgatcgctacgTGGCCATTTGCTGCcagaagctgaagactaaatattGCAGCAGGAAAAGCGCGGCGGTGGTTCTGACGGCAACGGGCGCCCTGGTCACCGCTAAGAATATTCCCAAGTACTTCATCCTGAAACCCGGGGTCATCATCGATGGCACTCCTTGGCTGTGCTTCATCAAGGCGGGCTATTTCTCCGAGCCTGAATGGGTGGGATTTGACTGGTTTGATTCCATTTCAACCCCATTGCTTCCCTTCTGCTTAATCTTGATGTTCAACTTTCTGACGGTCAAGCACATTTTGGTCGCCAGTCGGGTGCGAAAGGCGCTGAGAGGCCGAAGCAGGGGAGACAAGGGTAGCGACCCCGAGATGGAGAGCCGCAGGAGGTCAATAATCTTGCTCTTCACCctgtccggcagcttcatcctcttgTGGCTGTTCTACGTTATAGATTCCTTCTATTATTCCATTGCAGGGATATCAACCAGTGAGTATAACGACGCCCAATACATCTTCCGCTACATCAGTGTTATGCTGTTAAACTTaaactgctgcaccaacacatttatctaCGCTGTGACTCAGTCCAACTTCAGAGAACAGGTAGTGAGCATGCTAAAGTATCCTGTAACCTCAATGATTCGATTATTTAGAAAATAA